From the genome of Oceanococcus atlanticus:
GTCATCGACATCATCCGTCTGACCCACGCTGGCCTCAACATTCACCGCGCTCTCACCACTCAGCGGACGCACCATTTTGCCGTTCAGAGAGATGGTCGACAGATCAGCCAGATCCGCATCGGCATAGCTGACGCTCAGCAACACACCGTCCATCGGCAGAAAACCGACTTCAACCAGCAAGTCGTCGCTCTCGGTACCGGCGAAATCCGTCCGGGTCAGGCCAGCAGCCGCGTAGAAGTCCTGGATGTAGAACTCGCCGCCGAAGCCAATCATGTCGACATCCGCTTCATCAAACGTCGAGTAGAACGCGCCGATGTTGCTGGAGCGACGCAGGAAACCTGCTTCAGCACGCGGCACACCATTGTCGTCAACCGGCGCGAAGTGGTATTCGGCCATCACGCCCAGCGCTGAATCATCCGCGTCATCAAAATCGAAGTAGGCACCAGTGGCTTCAACCTGGTACGCCCCAGCCGAGGCGCAAGTCAGCGCCGCAACCATCCCAAACCCCACACCGCGAATCACGTGCTTCATGAATAAAACTCCCGTGCTGTATAGATTTTTTTGGATCAGGATCAAACCTGACCGCGCCAGAATAGTGCAGCTAGGGAATTAATGCAAAACCGTGATCTGCGTCACAAGTTATTCTTATTATTGAAATAATTCAGTCATCTTTTGTTGCTGAACCAGGGCTTTTTGCCACCAATTGGTGCAAGGCTTTGAGTTCCTGTCTGTCCAGAGGGCGGCTGCGCCCACTGGCCAGATTGTTGGGCAGGGTAATCGGCCCGAAACGCACACGTATCAAGCGGCTAACCTGGCAATCCATGGCTTCCCAAAGACGTCGCACGATGCGGTTGCGGCCCTCGCTGACGGTGACGTGATACCAGCGGTTGGCCCCTTCACTGCCCTGATCCACCAGACTGTCGAACGCCGCAAAGCCGTCCTCCAGCTCAATACCCTCGCGCAACTGGCGCAAGGTGTCGTCATTGATATCACCAATCACCCGCACCGCGTATTCCCGTGCGATCTGACTCGAGGGGTGCATCAGGCGTCGCGCCAGCTCACCGTCGGTGGTAAACAGCATCAGCCCGGAGGTGTTGAGGTCCAGGCGGCCAACCGCAACCCAGCGCCCGGCGCTCAGCTTGGGCAAACGCTGGAACACGGTGGGGCGACCCTGCGGGTCCTTGCGCGTAACAATCTCGCCGACCCGCTTGCGGTACACAATGGTCTGGTTTTCCGGCGGGGTGAAACGCAGAGTTCGACCGTCCAGGGTGATGCGATCGGTGGGCGTGACCTTCTGTCCCAGTTCGGCAGGCTGACCATTGACCCGAATGCGCCCGGCACGAATCCAGTCCTCAGCCTGGCGGCGGGAACCGTAGCCGTGCTGGGCAAGAAACTTCTGCAGACGCTCGGGCGGTGCTTTGCTGACCGGCGGACGCAGCGAGCGTGCCCGTTTCGGTGCAGCGACTTCGGCACGCTCAGTGTCTTGTCGCTTCTTGATCTGGCGGCGGGAATTGGGATTCGGGCTGGGATTGCGCTTCTTCATCAGCAGACGTGTCCGGTGTGCTGGCAGGGAGGGAATCGTCGACGTTCGGGTCGGCATCCCCATGAGATTGGGCCGCGAGCTGCGCTTTGAGCGCCTCCGGCAATTCGTCTTGCGGCGCCAGACGAACCAGCGCAGCCTCGAGCTTCTCCGGATCGGTCAGCTCGGGCAAAGGCGGCAGGTCTTCCAGCGACTTGAGATTCAGATCATCCAGGAACTGACGCGTGGTGGCGAGCAATGCAGGGCGCCCCGGCCCTTCACGATGGCCCACCTCACGAATCCACTCGCGCTCGAACAGGGTTTTCAGAATCCCGCCCGACAGGCTCACACCGCGAATTTCTTCAATGTCGCCTCGTGTCAGCGGCTGGCGATAGCAAATCAGCGCCAGTGTCTCGAGCAGCGCACGCGAATACTTCTGCGGCTTTTCTTCGTACAAGCGACCGACCCAGGGGGCCAGCTCCTTGCGCACTTGGAAACGATAACCACTGGCCACTTCCAGTAGCTCGATGCTGCTGCCCTCAAGCTCCTGCTGCAACTCGCGCAACGCAGTGCGGATGGCACTGCCGGAGATCTCGATATCGTCATTGAGCACCTGCTCGATGCGCCGGATCGACAACGGGGCATCGGCCACAAGCAGCAGGGCGCGAATGATTTCCTTGTGGGCGATCCGTGCCATCAGGCCTGCCCCGCGCCGGCCAGCCGAATATGCACTGGCGCATATGGCGCATCCTGCTCGAGCTGGATCAGGCCATTGCGGACCAGTTCCAGCGTGGCCAGAAACGTGACCAGCAAACCTTTGCGCCCCTCTTCCGGATCCCACAATTCCATCAGGCTAGCTTGGCGGATATCGGACAAACGATCCAGCACCCGGCTCATACGTTCACGCACCGACAGCGGCTCGGAGGTGATCTTGTGCGATTGCAGCAGCTCGGCGCGCTGCAGCAGATCCTGCAGGGACAACAGCAGATCACGCAATGCGGGCGGCGGCTGCAGCGGGGCCTCGACGCTCATCGGCTGTGCCTGCGCGGGGAAGGTGTCGCGATGCAGACGCGGCAGCTCATCGATGTTCACCGCAGCCTGCTGCACCTCGGCATAGGCCTGCAGACGTCGGACCAGCTCGGCGCGCGGGTCTTCGGCATCATCGCCCTCCTCGCTGGGTGGCTTGGGCAGCAACACGCGCGACTTGATCTCGGCCAGCCAGGCCGCCATGACCAGATATTCCGCCGCCAGATCAAAGCGCAGCTCCTCCATCACATTGATGTAATCGAGGTATTGCTGGGTGATCAGGGCCACCGGAATATCCAGCACATTGAGGTTCTGCCGCCGGATCAGATACAGCAAAAGGTCCAGCGGCCCCTCAAAGGTTTCCAGAAAAACCTCCAGCGCATCCGGCGGGATATACAGATCCTGCGGCAGCTCGGTGAATGCCTCACCGGCGACATGCGCAATAACGGTGGCCTGGGGGTCGTTCATTCAGGCGCGGGGCAGAAACCCGAGCTTGTCGTAAACCTGGCGAATCTTCTGATCGGCACGTGCGTTGGCCTGCTCGGCGCTGCGCGCCAGAATCCCATCAAGGTAGGCCGGGTCATCCTGCAACGCACGGTAGCGCGCCTGCATCGGCTCCATGAAGGCCACCACCGCGTCGGCCACGTCGCCCTTGAAGCGCCCGTAACCGGAATCACCGTAGTCGGCTTCCAGATCCTCAATGCTGCGGCCGGTCACCGCCGCCATGATGTTGAGCAAATTGGTCACACCGGGTTTGTCGTCTGCGGCGCGCACTTCACTGCCGGAATCGGTGACCGCGCGCTTGATCTTCTTGGCGATCTTTTTCGGCTCATCCAGCAGATAGATGCCATTGCCCTCGTTGTCATCCGACTTGGACATTTTCGCCTCCGGGTTCTGCAAGCCCATGATGCGCGCCCCCACCGGCGGAATGAAAGGCTCCGGAATGCGGAACACCTCTTCCTTGTGGGCGAAGTTGAAGCGCTGCGCCACATCGCGCGCCAGCTCCAGATGCTGTTTCTGGTCGTTCCCCACCGGGACCAGCTGGGTGTCGTAGATCAGAATGTCGGCCGCCATCAACACCGGGTAGTTGTACAGACCGGCATTGATGTTATCGGCATGCTTGGCCGATTTGTCCTTGAACTGGGTCATGCGATTGAGCTCGCCGACCATGGTGTAGCAGTCGAGAATCCAGGCCAGCTGACTGTGCCCGGCCACGTGCGACTGGGCGCACAGCAGATTCTTCTCGGGGTCGATGCCGCAGGCGATGTACAGGCTGAGGAAATCGCGACAGCGCTGACGCAGCACGGCCGGGTCCTGACGCACCGTGATGGCATGCAGGTCGACCAGCAGGAAAATGCAGTCGTAGTCCGCCTGCAGGTCCACCCAGTTGCGGATCGCGCCGATGTAATTGCCCAGCGTGAGCTGGCCTGAAGGCTGGATTCCGGAAAGCAGGACGGGTTTGGACGTCGACATGACTACACAGATGAGAAAACAGCGCGCGATTATAGACTGAGAGTGGCTCGCGCCGGGGAGCAATCCCGGTTATAAACCCAATGCCGCCGGATCCGCCTTGCCGGCGCGGATCAGTTCGACCTTGCCGTCGGAGATATCGACCACGGTGGTGGGCTCGAAACCGCACGGCCCGCCGTCAACGATCAGATCCAGGTCGTTGGCCAGCGCATCGCGAATATCGTCCGCCTCATGAAACGGCAGCTCCTCACCCGGCAATTGCGCGGTGCAGCTCAGAATCGGCTCGCCCATCTCCTCCAACAGCGCATGGGCAATGGCGTTGTCCGGAACGCGCACGCCAATGGTTTTGCGCTTGCCGGTCTGCAAGCGCCGCGGCACTTGCAAGGTGGCGCGCAGCACGAAGGTGAACGCGCCAGGCGTGGTGTTGCGCAGCATGCGGAACTGCCAGTTATCAACGCGCGCGTAGTTGGCGATCTCCGACAGATCACTGCACATCAGCGTCATGTTGTGATGCTTGTCGACCTGGCGAATGCGCTTGATCCGCTCCACCGCCTGCTTGTCACCGATGTGACAACCGAAGGCGTAACAGGAGTCGGTTGGATAGGCGATGATGGCGCCCTCGCGCAGGCGGCTGACCACGTGCCGGATCTGGCGCCCATGGGGGTTGTCCGGATGAACCTCCAGATATTCGGCGGACATCGCTTCGCAAAAGTGAAATCAGCCACAGAGTATAATCGGCAGCATGCAGAAATGGATTGATTCGATCCCCGCCCTGGCCTTTCTCGGCGCGGTGATCTGGCGCGACATCTATGTCGCCACCGTGGTGCTCATCGTTGCACTGTTCGCTCTGGTCCTCTGGTATGCGTTGGTGCACAAGCGTTTGCACCGTATGCATCTGGGCACGGCCGTGGTCGCCCTGGTGCTGGGCGGCATCACCCTGGGCCTCAAGGACCCGGTGTTCATCAAGTTCAAACCCACTGCGGTGTATCTGGCTTTCGCCCTGGTCATCGGTGGCAGCCAGTTCATCGGCAAAACGGTGATGATGCAGCGCCTGGGCAGCAGCGTTGCCGAGTTACCCGAGCCCCTGTGGCGACGCATCAATATCGCCTGGGCGGTGTTTTTCGTGTTCTGCGCCGGCCTTAATGTGGTGCTGGCGCTGAGCCTCAATGATGAGATGTGGGCATTGGTCAAAACCTTCGGGTTCAC
Proteins encoded in this window:
- a CDS encoding putative porin, coding for MKHVIRGVGFGMVAALTCASAGAYQVEATGAYFDFDDADDSALGVMAEYHFAPVDDNGVPRAEAGFLRRSSNIGAFYSTFDEADVDMIGFGGEFYIQDFYAAAGLTRTDFAGTESDDLLVEVGFLPMDGVLLSVSYADADLADLSTISLNGKMVRPLSGESAVNVEASVGQTDDVDDTISYLLRGDFFVNNDLSLGLSYADTDADASEEDIGLHARMFVIPTLSVQIDYQMQEFNDRFVLGVTGRF
- the rluB gene encoding 23S rRNA pseudouridine(2605) synthase RluB, giving the protein MKKRNPSPNPNSRRQIKKRQDTERAEVAAPKRARSLRPPVSKAPPERLQKFLAQHGYGSRRQAEDWIRAGRIRVNGQPAELGQKVTPTDRITLDGRTLRFTPPENQTIVYRKRVGEIVTRKDPQGRPTVFQRLPKLSAGRWVAVGRLDLNTSGLMLFTTDGELARRLMHPSSQIAREYAVRVIGDINDDTLRQLREGIELEDGFAAFDSLVDQGSEGANRWYHVTVSEGRNRIVRRLWEAMDCQVSRLIRVRFGPITLPNNLASGRSRPLDRQELKALHQLVAKSPGSATKDD
- the scpB gene encoding SMC-Scp complex subunit ScpB, whose translation is MARIAHKEIIRALLLVADAPLSIRRIEQVLNDDIEISGSAIRTALRELQQELEGSSIELLEVASGYRFQVRKELAPWVGRLYEEKPQKYSRALLETLALICYRQPLTRGDIEEIRGVSLSGGILKTLFEREWIREVGHREGPGRPALLATTRQFLDDLNLKSLEDLPPLPELTDPEKLEAALVRLAPQDELPEALKAQLAAQSHGDADPNVDDSLPASTPDTSADEEAQSQPESQFPPPDQEATRH
- a CDS encoding segregation and condensation protein A, which codes for MNDPQATVIAHVAGEAFTELPQDLYIPPDALEVFLETFEGPLDLLLYLIRRQNLNVLDIPVALITQQYLDYINVMEELRFDLAAEYLVMAAWLAEIKSRVLLPKPPSEEGDDAEDPRAELVRRLQAYAEVQQAAVNIDELPRLHRDTFPAQAQPMSVEAPLQPPPALRDLLLSLQDLLQRAELLQSHKITSEPLSVRERMSRVLDRLSDIRQASLMELWDPEEGRKGLLVTFLATLELVRNGLIQLEQDAPYAPVHIRLAGAGQA
- the trpS gene encoding tryptophan--tRNA ligase — encoded protein: MSTSKPVLLSGIQPSGQLTLGNYIGAIRNWVDLQADYDCIFLLVDLHAITVRQDPAVLRQRCRDFLSLYIACGIDPEKNLLCAQSHVAGHSQLAWILDCYTMVGELNRMTQFKDKSAKHADNINAGLYNYPVLMAADILIYDTQLVPVGNDQKQHLELARDVAQRFNFAHKEEVFRIPEPFIPPVGARIMGLQNPEAKMSKSDDNEGNGIYLLDEPKKIAKKIKRAVTDSGSEVRAADDKPGVTNLLNIMAAVTGRSIEDLEADYGDSGYGRFKGDVADAVVAFMEPMQARYRALQDDPAYLDGILARSAEQANARADQKIRQVYDKLGFLPRA
- a CDS encoding L-threonylcarbamoyladenylate synthase — protein: MSAEYLEVHPDNPHGRQIRHVVSRLREGAIIAYPTDSCYAFGCHIGDKQAVERIKRIRQVDKHHNMTLMCSDLSEIANYARVDNWQFRMLRNTTPGAFTFVLRATLQVPRRLQTGKRKTIGVRVPDNAIAHALLEEMGEPILSCTAQLPGEELPFHEADDIRDALANDLDLIVDGGPCGFEPTTVVDISDGKVELIRAGKADPAALGL
- a CDS encoding inner membrane-spanning protein YciB; this encodes MQKWIDSIPALAFLGAVIWRDIYVATVVLIVALFALVLWYALVHKRLHRMHLGTAVVALVLGGITLGLKDPVFIKFKPTAVYLAFALVIGGSQFIGKTVMMQRLGSSVAELPEPLWRRINIAWAVFFVFCAGLNVVLALSLNDEMWALVKTFGFTALMFLFVLAHLPFVHQHLPKEEV